A single region of the Motilibacter peucedani genome encodes:
- a CDS encoding LacI family DNA-binding transcriptional regulator, which produces MKARLADIAAHAGVSEATVSRVLNGRPGVGPTTKQAVLTALDVLGYERPSRLRERSAGLVGLIVPELENPIFPAFAQVIETVLAQSDYTPVLCTQTPGGVSEDEYVEMLLERGVSGIIFISGLHADTRMSTDRYHRLRERGLPIVLVNGYVEGVDAPFISNDDVAAMDLAVRHLVALGHRRIGLAVGPERFVPVIRKIQGFRAALRDTLGVEDASEFVEPSLFSVEGGQASGNRLLDKGCTAIICASDIMAFGAVRAARGRGLHVPGDVSVVGYDDSPLIAFTDPPLTTIRQSVRVMGQAAARALLEELAGTPSPRAEYVFRPELVVRGSTSTGPGVRV; this is translated from the coding sequence ATGAAGGCACGCCTCGCGGACATCGCGGCTCACGCGGGGGTCAGCGAGGCGACGGTCAGCCGGGTGCTGAACGGGCGCCCGGGGGTCGGGCCCACCACCAAGCAGGCGGTGCTCACCGCGCTCGACGTGCTGGGCTACGAGCGCCCGTCGCGCCTGCGAGAGCGCTCGGCCGGGCTCGTCGGGCTCATCGTGCCCGAGCTCGAGAACCCGATCTTCCCGGCGTTCGCCCAGGTGATCGAGACGGTCCTGGCGCAGAGCGACTACACCCCGGTGCTGTGCACGCAGACGCCCGGCGGCGTCTCCGAGGACGAGTACGTCGAGATGCTGCTCGAGCGCGGGGTCTCCGGCATCATCTTCATCTCCGGGCTCCACGCCGACACGCGCATGTCGACCGACCGCTACCACCGGCTGCGCGAGCGCGGACTGCCGATCGTGCTGGTCAACGGCTACGTCGAGGGCGTCGACGCGCCCTTCATCTCCAACGACGACGTCGCCGCGATGGACCTCGCGGTGCGGCACCTGGTCGCCCTGGGCCACCGGCGCATCGGGCTGGCGGTGGGCCCGGAGCGCTTCGTGCCGGTGATCCGCAAGATCCAGGGCTTCCGCGCCGCGCTGCGCGACACCCTCGGGGTCGAGGACGCGTCCGAGTTCGTCGAGCCCTCGCTCTTCAGCGTCGAGGGCGGCCAGGCCTCGGGCAACCGGCTGCTCGACAAGGGCTGCACGGCGATCATCTGCGCGTCGGACATCATGGCGTTCGGCGCGGTCCGGGCCGCCCGCGGCCGCGGGCTGCACGTGCCGGGCGACGTCTCGGTCGTGGGCTACGACGACTCGCCGCTGATCGCGTTCACCGACCCGCCGCTGACCACGATCCGGCAGTCGGTCCGGGTCATGGGCCAGGCCGCGGCGCGCGCGCTGCTCGAGGAGCTCGCCGGCACTCCGTC